agacttctagttgatatgttgatatgttttaaatgTTAAGAAATATTGAACTGAatcgctgtgagatttattattctactaacgactgtcaaatgaataataaatctcatgacttctatttacatcaacgctcaatcctgagagaataatgaacctgattatgaagtgtaggttgttttgatatatcaagagtgagatctaaagtcacgatcaaaacctcaaCATGTTGGGCAGCCATATTTAATGTTGAAGGAAcgtatattctcaagatggaattcataatctcttaatgaagatataaaatagtcctttgagataagtttaatgggtttggttattcagagtgttaggcctaaccactttaatAAGAAGTTAccaaagtatatatttatgaaattggatttcataaatatatgatgaataacttaaaggattaaattaggtactcaaggattaagatgtagtaattttcaaaatgacattcaacattcatgactttgtattactacaaatattttaatgatgGGTTgaatgtacaataaagtcttgggatataatttattaataagacctagaatgcaattatatttatagagtgatattaaatataattagtggcaattttgggcttgtcaagagttgacagaaaggTCCAAAACCCATTGGaactagtgtcttatttgtccaTTTTTGGTCCCATTCCAAGTCACAtattaaagcccaattggaatggcctaaaaggctagcccaattagataatcaattatatatataaggagagaaacatatagAATTTTCAGATGTATGaaatggtgtgtgtgtgtgggtgtaaGCCACTCTCTTATTTTCCCTTGAACATATATGTATaaattgattgagagaccacacttcttgggcataagtagaattggagtgaagattaaaagcgttcccaagtacttctaatatttgattttgaatttcaccgcaccaaggTACGTTTTCTTGTTCTTAGATTCTAAAAtctacatagtacatgttatcaattataaatgaaatagatccgttaattttccgtTACGTgttttatataagatataaaattgtattttccATGTGTTTTTCCAACACAAGTATCAAGAAAGTTTGATCTTGACCCTCCAAAATGTAGTGTCCAGATACATTTTGACTAACTATATAAAGTCAAGAAGCACCTGGATCAGGGGGAGGATTTTCTTGGATTTAGAGAAGAAAGACTGCTCAATTGTAACCTCATGCTCGGACTAAACCCGAGGACGAGCACTTAGTCTTTTCAAGTCTTTTCCTAATTGAATGACATTCATGTCTCATTTGAGATTAGTCCCTCTGTCATTATCTATCTAAAAAAGGGTATTTAAAGGTTGACCTTGCATCCCACctctaaaaattaattgtgtgaGCAAAAAGTAACACGTCAAAACCCGTTAACTTCGTTATCGGCACTTTTTGCCCGccacaaattttaaattattttttgattctaaaaaaaagttattattattttatatatattactgtataatttatatacaattgatgtgaaattttttagtgttaatttaaaataaatgcatctttttttgcttttgaaggTTGAAGTAATTGGGTAATTTAATATTCAATGAAGTCTAAATATTGTATTTGATAAATTAGATTTCATTCTTTCACGGTTTAAAATTTaggttaaaatgcaaattgcactATGTAAGTTTGACTGAAATTCGTTTCAATTCTCTATCTTTACCTTTATTCAACTAAAtcttctaagtttcaaatttattcaattatagccttttgtccaaatattttatttttatatttttaaagacccaaaaattaaaactgGGTTTGGGTAGGGTCTGGATATCTATGAGTAAAAATTCGAGTAAGAATTAGGTATGGTAGAGTAAAAGTAGTGGGTTTACAACTCCACTACTCTTGCCATGTAAATAAGATCTGGTCCTAGTATTACTACCtagtaaaacccaaaaaataaaaaggtaaaaaagagGTGGTAGATATCCGATGTTTGTGGATCCATGTAATGAGTAATGACCATGACAGTCGGTCATAATGTTATGTGTTATTAATATAGTTATTTATCCGGTTGTCAGATATGGGCATTTGGTCTAGTGGTATGATTCTCGCTTAGGGTGCGAGAGGTCCCGAGTTCAATTCTCGGAATGcccccatttattttttatttaggcaGAGGACGACTTTTGACTTTCGTGTGGCTTCCTGTGAATATGGTAGGATTTCTTTAAGTTTGAAAAACCAAACTTGTTTTGTTCGTATATCAAAAAGTCAATGTGAACTACAAAATCCTCATTCCATGTTTTAGTTTTAGGCAGAGGAGCTTCAGGCCTTGAGAAAAACACCTCCTTATTGAAGTAACATGTCAGGCTACGAAGACAAGTTACATTTTGTAGAGAGTCAATGTGAACTACAAAATCCTCATTccatgttttttagttttaggcAGAGGAACTTCAGTCCTTGAGAAAAACTACCTCCTTACTGTGCTAACATGTCAGGCTACGAAGACAAGTTACATTTTGTAGAAATCTAGAGCTCGAAGTATCAGTGTGTCACGAAGAATTTGTCAATTGAGTGCATGATATATGAATGAGAATTCATCTATTTCACCCAAAGCATCATATAGTTCAGTTATTTCTTTCTGTTTACTTTCACAGTTTGAGTTGGGTCagtcggaaaaaaaaaaaaaaaaaaaaaatcaactttagGATTATAAATGCCTATGAGAACATGAAGCATTCAACTTGTCACCATTACATATCTTGTTACAACAAGCACTAAACATAACAGACATTCCCAATATCGTATATATACCTTCTTGTctacggaaaaaaaaaaaaaacataaaagagcTGGTTTACAAGCATTCAAGAACGGTTTCTAAAGGCCCAAACTCAAGTGTCATTTTTCCAAAATTGAGTCCTTTGCTTGTGGGTTTACTAGTTCTCTCATACAGCCAGCAGACTCTATTCCAGTATGAGATGCTGACACTTCTCTTATTGTGTTTGATATTGTATCTGACTTCTCAATAGGATTCTCATAGTCTTTTGTATCAATACTAAGATAATCTGTCAGAACCTTTTTCACGCCTAGCCCGCGGTGTGGAATCTTGCTGCTAGTTATGAATGGCGATCTTTCACCCTTTGCTGGGCTAACTAGCTGTGATGGTGAAAAGCTTGGCGTGGCAAAAGCTGATTTATATGGAGTGCTTGAGATGGGCACCGAAAATGATATTGGAACACTCTTGTGAGCAATCACACCAACTTTAGAGAGTGATGAGAATTGATCTGAATGCTTGGTCAAGTCGTCCACATATAGCAGATCATCAATCCGTGCTACAATATTAAAGGCCAGGCTCTCCAATACTCTCGAGTAGCTCTCCAGAATTGATTTCCCAACATCCTAGATAACAGAATAAATTTTGTCAATTGAGtgtcaaattaaaattaaatgtccttcaaaaatatcaatttttctaaGAAATATGTGAACCTTGTTGTATTGAATTTTGCTCATATCTAAGGCTGTCTGTGGTAGACCAGGAAATCTCTGCTTCAAGCAAAGCAGTAGGCTTTCTGCTCTCTCTGCAAGCAATTCCCTTTTTTCTGCATCAACCATCAAGTCCTTAACCATTTCCCATGATGACTTCGAATTGGATCGGGTTGTATTATTGGCAGGTTTTGAGTTGGCTCTTCTGCGAAATACAAAGATTGAGGCCTCCACTCGGTTGGCAATCTCTATAGCTTGATGTTCAGTTGATAAATCAAGGCAATCGAGTAGACATTCAGGAGAGAACTGATCTGATGAAATATATCGATATATAATATCTCCCAAGCTGACTCTTCCATTCTGAAACCAAGTTAAAGCAACAATTCAACAACCATGTTTCTTTTAGTATTGTGACAAAAGAAATATGTGAATCTTTTATACCTTTGGAAGAGCTTCCAAGTATGATTCAGGGACTTCCATATCTGCTATAGTTATACTGTTGATTGCCATGGCAGCTTTTAATATCTGGTTTGTGCAATCGCGTTTGTGTTGCAATTGCTTTCTTGAATTTTCATGGAGGCCACCAGGGGGAACTCGGGGCACAGGCAACCACCACTTCTCCTCTTGGCGCTGAAGTGCTCTTCGGAAAGAGGATGATCCATCACCGTCTGGGGCCAAAATCCCTTGGTCAACATACCAGAACTCTGTATTGACAAAACTATCTAATATTTCCTGCAAAAACGAGTTAAATTATGAATGTCCTATTGAAActgatgttttttaaagtgaaaactgaaaagtccTAGAGACTCTTACAAGAAGCATGTTATCCAGTTTACGTAGGGCGGGGAGATTAACATAAAGATCTGAGCGGGGTCTGCAAGTCATGACCTGAATTACAATGAGCCCAAAACAGTGAGAACAAGTCAAAACACTTATGCCTTGGTCTGCACTACATATGTACCAATCAAGATTGATATGGttataaaaagtaataaacTTCTTCTAAAAGTCCCTCAGAAAAGCAATAAACCATTGTGATTAATATATAGCATTTGAAACAACAAATCCACTATTTGCAATGCagccaaaaaagggaaaataatgAAGTGACTAAGACAAAAGTTTACTTGAATGCTTGAAATACCTCAATCTGAAAATTTTACCCATATTTTGAGATGTTGGCTGCCATAAATAGTGGTTAATGattcaaaatttgtacaattcTAATGAAAGTTCACAAAAAACTGATGGGGGCAAAGTTAATTTCTGCAGGACATTCAGACTTGCCCATAAAGCAGTAGCCAATTTGCAAATGCGCATTTGTACTTAGAAATGATTCTGCCTTGACAGCATGATGGCAGATCAGAAAAAGGATTATATAGCTTTTAACTTCATAATGGAATTCGATTGTACCTCAAGTTTGCTTCCATCTGGAAATGTCTGCCAATTAGGTATCAATTCGACAATGTAATCACTAACACAAAGAAGCCAATCCATCTCCCTTCGCCACATTGCTTTCTTTTCAGGAGATAGAGGTTCCAACCTCCAAAGTTGCCCAAATAGAGTGGCTACAAATTGCAAAATTGAGTCGAGAATGAGCAATAATCATCAGAAGGAGATTCAATGCAGTAGTTATATTTAAATCATAACCAACATCTCATAAAATTGCATTGCAAACCAATCAATGTAGTAAGAACTAGAAAACATTTAGAATGATGACATACCACAAAGATTAGTAATAGCATTTGAAATAGCCAATGCTGTGCAAACCCCATTTCCACAACCGGACATATCTTCTCCAagcaacaattttgaaaacctTTCCTTCATCAGCTCAATCTCTATCAtgccaaaaacccaaatcagatTATTTGCATTTaacatttgtgtgtgtgtgtggttgtATGTGTCTCACTGTGAGAGAGAGTTAAAACCTGATATTGCTGAACCTTGTTTCTCTAAATTCCTTTCGTCCAAGCGGGGTTTCTCTTCATCTGCATTAACATTAGTACTGGTGCAGCCTGGTACCTTCGCTTTCGGAACTGGCCAACCCAATGAAGGTGGTGGTGAAGATGACTCAGAGCTACTGTGACTCTGTTCCTCGTGCCCTGTCGCCTCAGATGCCAAAAAATCAGAGCTTGAACTGCTCTCACGGCGCTCTTCTTCAATCAAATCCGCAAATGTTTCAATCTCAACCCCATTTTTCTTACACCGTTCATTTTTATCttcaatgccttccttctttTCAATCAAAACCTCCATTACAGCTTTCTCTTCTTCAAGAACCCCAGTCGAATCACAAAAAACAGAGTTGTTCACCACCATGCCATTGTACTGAAACCGAAGCCCTTTCAAGCAAAGCCCTTTTGAGAACCTAACCTTGCTATAGAAATTTCGAAGAGATTTCGATACCCAATACGCCAAAATGCAGGACGGCTTGTGGTTATCGAAGCTTCTGAGCCTCACCAAGGGCAGACAAAGCTTGAGTTGCTgctgatgttgttgttgttgttgggttcCTCTTTCTTGTTGGTGGTTGAAATCTATATCCATAAGGTCTCAACCATGTCTGACACTGATAGGCAAAATGGAAAGAGATTGATGGATATGTTTCTTGTGGAGGAGCTTTTATACtttgtagtagtagtagtagtagtagtagactTATATGTGAAGGGTGGTGAAGCTAGTCATGATTACTCAAGCTTGCTCAAGCACATGATTTGAAAGTGACATGAATGATTTGAAGGCCCTCTCCATTCGACCTAGTATTAAATTTATGAGCTCTCTATAATAAAACTGCACCAAAATTTTCCCTGATTTTAAGTACTAGTGCTAGTAGACAAGAAATGAGTCTAGACAAGGCATTGTTTTGCTTTGGTTTGCTTAAACAAGGCATTTAAATCATAATCTGTGTATTAATTATTCTATGGTcgtttgaaaaatataataaagaaaggTCATGGGAATCGTGTAAGCGACGGATCTGTCAATGATGTCTCTACCAATTTTAATCTTCATGATGTTCATAACCTCTTAAAGAAGCTCTTTGAAACGAGTTAAAATGACTAGATTAACCTTAACCATAGAATATACATTACCAAACAACCCTTGATGACCATTGTATTACTATGTGCTTAGGTTATTTTGCCTTTTTAGTACCCTTTATTATGCTTCCGCTCCACTTTGTCTGCAATAATGTATTTTGCAAGTCATCTTTATATTATGTAAAAACAAAGCATCGAAATGTGGACTGTATAGAATATATAGCTCCTCTTGGTATTTTTACTCTTTACTTGCtgaatggaaaaagaaaaagaagacaaatgAAAGATTCTTTGATGGGAAGCAAATCTTTGTCACAAATCATACATTGACTTCAATTTTGTGCATGTTGTTTCATTAGTCAACACACTGTTTCTTTCCCTTCGTATATTTGTTCAGGCTACTACACTTCTTAATTCTTTTTAGCACCTaacttagaaaagaaaaaaccaaaaaacccaGATGACAAAGCAAGGAAAgaatctagttttttttttgggacagcGGTGGCCAACAAATTTGGAGGCCTTAGGCAATATATTTGAATTGGGTCTTTttgttatcacttaaataatatttaattaatatttaatatcgtaatttttttataacaaaacccatcctttttattttgtactatgcttttttgttttttcggaaaaatgctaaaactataacaaattttactaaaaaaaaacttactaatGATGTAgtaatgaatgtgattagtaacacttcaagaaaataataaacaagtatttgaatgaatgatgttagggatattataaattttaaaatatgaggCTTACAAAGATGTATCAccaataacaaaaagtaattcaaaaatgcatttaataggTTGTTGATGTCCACATATCATATTAATTATCACATCACTTTGTAAaggttttcaaataaaattaataatatttctagcattttcctatttgaattattttttgctCTTAGTGACACATATATTTGTAAGACCCATAtatttaaagttgtattatCTATAGTATTACTCAATTATTTGAGATTTCtttaaagtttagaaaaaatgtaaaactaatttttttttcctatatctccaaaaaaattatcaatttttgcCCTAAAATTTGGGGCCTTTCTCTAGTAGGAGTCCTATGATGGTTGGCTCTAACCTCTGAGCAACCACATTTTGATAATACTAAAGACAACCTAAAGGGGTGTTTTGTCTTTCAGGGTAAAACCAGGTGAATTCAAAAAATTGCAGGCTAGTTTGGTAAATTGGGAGGTAGACCTAGGGCTAACACTAAAATTAGTCTCCTTAATCAAACAGGGAAACTGGGAAAGGGATGCCCAAGTGCACTTAGAAACAAGGACAGTGTACTTTCATTCCTCCACAACGGTGTTCTGTGGGACATCATTTAAGGTTTTAAGGTACAATTTGTGGTAACAAGCTAGGTCTATGCAGTATTCCTATGTTAAACATGCTCTTATTATACAATTTATGTTTTATTAGCTCAAAGGAAATAATAGATTTTACCAATCATACCCCTCCTAACCTTTTTTTCTCTGTATTTGTTAGTTCAGCCCATGACCCGTAGCTCAATTTAATGATGTTTTTctcaaaggaaaagaaattcaAACTGAATGTCTTTATtgaaaacatacaaaaaatacaagagaaatgatatgtctacaatatttttataacatttttacaacaaatcctaagtggcaagttgttactagttgttattgttgggacaaaaaagtaattttagcgttagtttgaaatttgaaccaataacaactaaccacctgtgatttgttgtaaaaatattgtagacgtagTATCTCTCAAAATACAAATAAGTTGAGCTATAAAGATGTTAGGCTCTTCAAAATACTTAAATTGCAGTTATTTTCATCTCCATCGCctgcccaaaataaaaatatataagtagtACAATGATCAATATGTGCAGGCCATAGCCCATAAGTAGTAACGAGGAACGGTTTATTCGGTGTTTATCCAATGAAGAATATCTTAGCCCATTCAAAAAATGAACGAACAAAGCAAAAacgttataaaaaataaaaaattgcgaGGAAATATGACACGTTTGCGAGAAAGAGTTGCAGTTGGGATTTCATGATAATAATCTCGTCTAACATGTACTGCTTGGCCCATTCTCTTTTATGACTTTCCTTGCAAGACTTTATGATTTTCGACCCCCCCTAATTCCACTTTGATTATAGTGCTGGTTGTTCCAACTGAAACATGTAAAGAAAGGCTCCCTCCAACAGCtagcaatttttgtttttcttgatgTTGACTGCTAATTTGAAAAACCGTAGAGGGAAAGGTTACTCAAATTTTTTCATGCTGTTCCTGTTTGTGTTCCCAGTTATTAAAGACTACCAACTGCATAGACTACTTTTTTTGGTTTCGAATTGTTTTGATTGATTTccttttttaaagtttatacATGTATTCCTTATGTCCCTTCTATCAACCCCGCTCCATTTCAATTTTTGAATGCTGAACCTTTAAAAGACCAGGCCCTTTTCTTACCAATAATTAGGTATGTAGTAAATTGTGTAATTGCTTAAATTTGCGTAAAACTGTAATACCATGTTGTACGTTTGGTGAAGTCTTCAATTTGCTACTTGCACAAGGCATGAAAGAAGTAAATGAGAAATGCAAGAATCGGTTActattttgaatttgaacatcAGTTGACACTTAGACTTGAcactgaaaattttcaaaccacAAATTGCGTTATTTCATGCCAAAAGTTGGATATGGGGTTCAGGTTTTTTTAGTAGATCGTGAGGGAGGGGGAATGTGAGATTCAAATTACAAACATGAGACATCATAAATGATGTCATCACTACCTCTAAACTATCACTTGCACCATAATTTCCTCCTTATTTGATATGTTAAAttgatttatccaaaaaataaaattaaagattattTGGAAAAGATTTTTGTCGAATGAGTCATGTGCACTGAAACCGATAGGATGTTGATATGTGACAATTTCTAAACATATGACATTATCCTATCAATTCAAATGAACAAGACATTGGACTCAAGTCAAACCCACATGAAACTCAGCTAACGAATAAAGGGTAAGCCTTTTTCATTTAATATCCAGTATGGGCTGAGAATGGGCATACTGTGAAGTCCTGTATCCTTGCATTGTTGGGCTGAAAATGAGCTTATAAGGAGCTCCACCAGTAATTGGGCTTTACTGGAAGGGCCAGCTTCCTTGAATGGTAGGGCCTGGAATTGGGCTTATAAGGAACTCCACCGGTGAGTCAGATACGGATGGTGAGATGAGGACTGAGCTTCACGCCATGACATCAAAAGATTTTCAAATGGGGATTGTTATAATTGTGGTTCAGGCATCACGCCAAAAGACTAAGACGAAAAATGTGAGAAGTGCTAAAAATGTGAGAAGTGCTATACGTTCatgatattttcacaacaaattctagatgataaattgttattaattttaatttgagcttactattaaaattacttttttacttatcagTAACGACATgtctcaaattttttgtgtaattattgtatatatagcatttcttttttttttttaaaaaaaattgtcaatactATTCTATAATAAGTCTATTTTAACTCAATTGTGATATATATTAGCCTAGCTTATTCGTACCTCGAGTTGAAACATTTCGATATAAACAATTTACATCCACTTTCAAGTACACAGCCATGCAAGCATTCAACAGTTTGCCATTTGGGACCGCATTCAACAACATAGTTCAAACGTTGTTAAGCCCCATTTATTTCTAGAGAGcgatattaattttgattttgattttttgattttctttgaaaaGAATGAACCGCGTGCAATGTGAGGTGTCTACAGCACTCGGGTAGATTTTGTAATTTATGCTCTTTGATGATTGACTGAGTATCACaacaaaattccaaatttcataCACTTGGTAAGGCGGCTGACATCCTGACATCATCTCTTAGCTCAGGTCTTTTTACCTCGGATATCATCAATGATCTATCTATGTTAGAATTTGTTGAACGATTTGACTAGTCTGAGATTCCAGATTCATCCATTTGCTATACCTATATAAAAGGCATCAGACCCAAAAGGTGGAGCCAAACATTTGAATTGCATCACGAACTTAATTGTTTAGTGCAAGGCCACAAAATTGTCATAATGGCTGAAGAAGTAGTGTTGTTTGGTACTAGGGGGAGTCCTTATACATGCAGAATAGAGATTGCTCTGAAACTGAAGGGAGTCCAATACAAATACATTGATGAAGATTTAGCCAACAAGAGTCCTTCGCTTCTCAAATACAATCCCGTTCACAAAAAAGTTCCGGTTCTCGTTCACAACGGAAAGCCTGTGTTGGAGTCCCTTGTTATTCTTGAATACATTGATGAGACCTGGCAAGGCTATCCCATCTTGCCTGAAGATCCTTATGAAAGAGCCACTGCACGTTTCTGGGCCAAGTTCATAGACGAGAAGGtaattttctctcttaaatCGAAATTTTGTCCTGGAAACACACTTGGTCTTAGCATTGATCAAAGGTGGCATAATTGGCTTTCTATGTTGATGCAGTTGTTCAAAAGATTATCCGAAAATGAACCACATAAATTCGCTATGTTGATTTCTATCTTCTCTCTTCCTTAATT
The sequence above is drawn from the Quercus robur chromosome 7, dhQueRobu3.1, whole genome shotgun sequence genome and encodes:
- the LOC126692685 gene encoding rop guanine nucleotide exchange factor 7-like, encoding MDIDFNHQQERGTQQQQQHQQQLKLCLPLVRLRSFDNHKPSCILAYWVSKSLRNFYSKVRFSKGLCLKGLRFQYNGMVVNNSVFCDSTGVLEEEKAVMEVLIEKKEGIEDKNERCKKNGVEIETFADLIEEERRESSSSSDFLASEATGHEEQSHSSSESSSPPPSLGWPVPKAKVPGCTSTNVNADEEKPRLDERNLEKQGSAISEIELMKERFSKLLLGEDMSGCGNGVCTALAISNAITNLCATLFGQLWRLEPLSPEKKAMWRREMDWLLCVSDYIVELIPNWQTFPDGSKLEVMTCRPRSDLYVNLPALRKLDNMLLEILDSFVNTEFWYVDQGILAPDGDGSSSFRRALQRQEEKWWLPVPRVPPGGLHENSRKQLQHKRDCTNQILKAAMAINSITIADMEVPESYLEALPKNGRVSLGDIIYRYISSDQFSPECLLDCLDLSTEHQAIEIANRVEASIFVFRRRANSKPANNTTRSNSKSSWEMVKDLMVDAEKRELLAERAESLLLCLKQRFPGLPQTALDMSKIQYNKDVGKSILESYSRVLESLAFNIVARIDDLLYVDDLTKHSDQFSSLSKVGVIAHKSVPISFSVPISSTPYKSAFATPSFSPSQLVSPAKGERSPFITSSKIPHRGLGVKKVLTDYLSIDTKDYENPIEKSDTISNTIREVSASHTGIESAGCMRELVNPQAKDSILEK